The Persephonella sp. IF05-L8 genome contains a region encoding:
- the serA gene encoding phosphoglycerate dehydrogenase produces the protein MFKVLVTDHLSSKGLDILNNDPDIDLDYQPEIRWEELLEIIKDYDAIITRSRTPVNEELLERAEKLKVVGRAGVGVDNVDLDACSKRGILVVNTPGANTVGAAELTMAHLYAVLRKLHLAHESMMRGEWDRKRFMGEELDGKVVGIVGLGNVGSQVAIRCKASGATVIAYDPYIPREKGDRLGVELVDTLHELIKRSDIISLHCPLTEETKGMIGEKEFELMKDGVYFINCARGGIVDEDAMYEYMKKGKFAGIGLDVFGKEPPDDRIRRLFEFPNISLSPHIGANTYESQDKVAIKIAQQVIAALKGQFVEAAVNAPFTITEGFENIKAFLQLAEKLGSFLTQYAGGNFKELNIEVRGSISEHIKPIAAYVLKGFLEPILDRPVNIINAPFLAKERGINVVESSREEGLVFKDFIKITAVENGKEHVVGGTAFYNQIPKIMLVDGYWIDIDPEGVILMFENKDVPGVIAKIGEILARHNINIAGFRLGRLEKGKVALGALQLDEKITDVILEEILDIPEILKAKQIIL, from the coding sequence ATGTTCAAAGTTCTTGTAACTGACCATTTATCCAGTAAAGGATTAGATATCCTCAATAATGACCCTGACATAGACCTTGATTATCAGCCTGAAATCAGATGGGAAGAACTTCTGGAAATAATCAAAGATTATGATGCAATAATCACAAGAAGTAGAACCCCCGTAAATGAAGAACTCCTTGAAAGAGCAGAAAAACTGAAGGTTGTCGGTAGAGCCGGTGTCGGTGTAGATAATGTTGACCTTGATGCATGTTCAAAACGAGGAATATTAGTAGTAAACACTCCTGGGGCAAACACTGTTGGAGCTGCTGAGCTTACAATGGCTCATCTTTACGCAGTTCTTAGAAAGCTCCATCTTGCCCATGAATCTATGATGAGAGGTGAATGGGACAGAAAAAGATTTATGGGTGAAGAATTAGATGGCAAAGTTGTTGGAATTGTTGGGCTTGGTAATGTTGGTTCTCAGGTAGCAATCAGATGTAAAGCATCTGGAGCCACAGTAATAGCCTATGACCCATATATTCCAAGAGAAAAAGGAGACAGATTAGGGGTAGAACTTGTTGACACCCTTCATGAGCTCATAAAAAGGTCAGACATTATCTCACTTCACTGCCCCCTCACAGAAGAAACCAAAGGAATGATAGGAGAAAAAGAATTTGAGCTTATGAAAGATGGTGTTTATTTTATCAACTGTGCAAGAGGTGGCATAGTTGATGAAGATGCTATGTATGAATATATGAAAAAAGGTAAATTTGCCGGAATTGGACTTGATGTTTTTGGAAAAGAACCACCTGATGATAGGATTAGAAGACTTTTTGAATTTCCAAATATAAGCCTGTCTCCACATATTGGAGCAAACACTTATGAGTCTCAGGATAAAGTTGCAATAAAAATAGCACAGCAGGTAATAGCTGCCCTTAAAGGTCAGTTTGTTGAAGCTGCTGTAAATGCACCATTTACCATAACAGAAGGCTTTGAAAATATAAAAGCATTCCTGCAACTTGCCGAAAAATTAGGCAGTTTCCTTACCCAGTATGCAGGCGGAAACTTTAAGGAGCTTAATATAGAAGTTAGAGGTTCTATCTCTGAACATATTAAACCTATTGCTGCTTATGTTTTAAAAGGATTTTTAGAACCTATATTAGATAGACCTGTAAATATTATTAATGCTCCATTTTTAGCTAAAGAAAGGGGAATAAATGTTGTTGAAAGCTCCAGAGAAGAAGGCCTTGTATTTAAGGACTTCATAAAAATAACAGCTGTAGAAAATGGAAAAGAGCATGTAGTTGGGGGAACAGCATTTTATAATCAGATACCAAAAATAATGCTGGTTGATGGATACTGGATAGATATAGACCCTGAAGGTGTAATCTTGATGTTTGAAAATAAAGATGTTCCCGGAGTGATAGCAAAAATAGGAGAAATCCTTGCAAGACATAACATAAATATTGCAGGATTTAGACTTGGAAGACTTGAAAAAGGTAAAGTTGCCCTTGGAGCTCTTCAGCTTGATGAAAAAATCACAGATGTAATTCTGGAAGAAATCCTGGATATACCAGAAATTTTAAAAGCAAAACAGATAATACTTTAG
- a CDS encoding inositol-3-phosphate synthase, with product MPDKKIKIAIAGVGNCASALIQGIYYYKEKQNIEASGLMHEDIGGYKPWDIEVVAAWDIDERKVGYDVSEAIFNPPNCTAIFQRDIPKTGVKVRKGKVLDGYPEHMKNYPPENAFVLSDAKEDSVDTVAKVLIESGADILINYVPVGAEQAARYYAEACLKAGVAFINCMPTFIVSDDEWAKRFEAEGIPAVGDDIKSQVGATITHRVLTQLLLDRGVKIDRTYQLNVGGNTDFLNMLERSRLATKKKSKTEAVSSLIPYGMDPRNIHIGPSDYVPWLKDRKVAFIRLEGRLFGDVPMHIELRLDVEDSPNSAGVAIDAIRCAKLAQDRGIGGPLYSISAYTMKHPPIQYKDWQAREMVEEFIAGIRER from the coding sequence GTGCCAGACAAAAAAATAAAAATAGCAATCGCTGGCGTAGGAAACTGTGCCAGTGCATTAATTCAGGGAATTTATTACTACAAGGAAAAACAAAATATTGAAGCCAGTGGCTTAATGCATGAAGACATAGGGGGATATAAGCCCTGGGATATAGAAGTTGTTGCAGCCTGGGATATTGATGAAAGAAAAGTTGGGTATGATGTATCAGAGGCTATATTTAATCCTCCAAACTGCACAGCAATTTTTCAAAGGGATATCCCAAAAACAGGTGTAAAGGTTAGAAAAGGAAAAGTTTTAGATGGTTATCCTGAACATATGAAAAACTATCCCCCTGAAAATGCATTTGTTTTATCTGATGCTAAAGAGGATAGTGTAGATACAGTTGCAAAAGTTCTTATAGAAAGTGGAGCAGATATCCTTATAAATTATGTGCCTGTTGGAGCAGAACAGGCAGCAAGGTATTATGCAGAAGCCTGCTTAAAGGCAGGAGTGGCATTTATAAATTGTATGCCAACTTTTATTGTTTCAGATGATGAATGGGCAAAGAGATTTGAGGCAGAAGGTATTCCTGCTGTTGGAGACGATATAAAATCACAGGTTGGTGCCACAATAACCCACAGAGTTTTAACACAGCTTCTTTTAGACAGAGGAGTGAAGATAGATAGAACCTATCAGCTTAACGTCGGTGGAAATACTGACTTTTTAAACATGCTTGAAAGAAGCAGACTTGCCACAAAGAAAAAATCAAAAACAGAAGCAGTTTCATCTCTTATTCCTTACGGGATGGACCCAAGGAACATACATATTGGACCATCAGATTATGTCCCATGGCTAAAAGATAGAAAAGTTGCATTTATCAGACTGGAAGGAAGATTATTCGGAGATGTTCCTATGCATATAGAACTTAGGCTGGACGTTGAAGATTCTCCAAACAGTGCAGGTGTTGCTATAGATGCGATTAGATGTGCAAAACTTGCTCAGGATAGAGGGATAGGGGGACCTTTATATTCTATTTCTGCATACACAATGAAACATCCACCAATCCAGTACAAAGACTGGCAGGCCAGGGAAATGGTGGAGGAGTTTATAGCAGGTATAAGAGAAAGATAA